From Deltaproteobacteria bacterium, one genomic window encodes:
- a CDS encoding NADH-quinone oxidoreductase subunit H: MVIHVAVLLGLPFLLTGIINRVKAIWGGRKGPRLSQGCFDVLRLLRKQPVYSSVTTPVFKLAPWVILASTLVTGLFVPLLRDTAPLSMNWDVVAVLYLWGLGRVAMMLAALDTGSAFEGMGASREATFGALVEPAIFLAVGALLATSGHTRLAELVHVGVMAPGRVLAAVGALVALALALLVEASRVPVDDPNTHLELTMIHEVMILDHSGPDLAALQVASAMKMTLFAMLIAGILNPLPASVGPLAVAAVNVALTLVIAIAVGLVESLIARLRMVSVPQLIAASMVAATIAVLGTAWFAGGAR, from the coding sequence ATGGTGATCCACGTGGCGGTGCTGCTGGGCTTGCCCTTCCTGCTCACGGGGATCATCAACCGCGTGAAGGCGATCTGGGGCGGCCGCAAGGGCCCGCGCCTGTCGCAGGGGTGCTTCGACGTGCTGCGGCTCCTGCGCAAGCAGCCGGTCTACAGCAGCGTGACCACGCCCGTGTTCAAGCTCGCGCCCTGGGTGATCCTCGCCAGCACGCTGGTGACCGGGCTCTTCGTCCCGCTGCTCCGCGACACCGCGCCGCTCTCCATGAACTGGGACGTCGTCGCGGTCCTTTACCTGTGGGGGCTCGGCCGCGTGGCGATGATGCTCGCCGCCCTCGACACCGGCAGCGCGTTCGAGGGCATGGGCGCCAGCCGCGAAGCGACGTTCGGCGCGCTCGTCGAGCCCGCGATCTTCCTGGCCGTGGGCGCATTGCTGGCGACGTCCGGCCACACGCGGCTGGCTGAGCTCGTCCACGTGGGCGTGATGGCCCCGGGACGGGTGCTGGCTGCGGTGGGCGCGCTGGTGGCCCTGGCGCTCGCGCTGCTCGTGGAGGCGTCGCGCGTGCCCGTCGACGACCCGAACACGCACCTCGAGCTCACCATGATTCACGAGGTGATGATCCTCGACCACAGCGGGCCGGACCTCGCGGCGCTGCAGGTCGCCTCGGCCATGAAGATGACGCTGTTCGCGATGCTCATCGCCGGCATCCTCAATCCGCTCCCGGCGTCGGTGGGGCCGCTGGCGGTCGCGGCGGTGAACGTGGCGCTCACCCTGGTCATCGCCATCGCGGTGGGCCTCGTGGAGTCGCTCATCGCGCGGCTGCGCATGGTCTCCGTGCCCCAGCTCATCGCCGCCTCCATGGTGGCCGCGACCATCGCCGTGCTGGGCACGGCCTGGTTCGCAGGGGGCGCGCGATGA
- a CDS encoding proton-conducting membrane transporter, with amino-acid sequence MSFIAIAAACLAVGAALSLVLPNNRSRAAASIASQLIAMVLVERVALPALLHGLDLRAVMPWSYPSENIAAHLDSLGAFFLAWSLPMTALGTIYAVDYLRPYEATRNAGVQYALLNVTALSFLMIYTLETATAFLLGWEIAAVAAWLLVIWDYRNQRIRFAGFNYLVSTHVGFFFLVAAFMVLHSRTGSMDFGAFGSALRTPGTLRNATFLLLVTSFGLKSAFFPFHTWLPRAHSAAPAHVSALMSGVIHKAGLFGLLRFTLLLGEPEPWMGWYLISFSALSAVMGVLYTTAQRDLKRMLGYSSTENVGIAGIGFGLGYLGLAWHQPALVVLGFTGGILHILNHAVFKCLLFYAAGAVYRATHTIDLERLGGLAKRMPWTAGLFLLGGLAISALPPFNGFVSEFLIYAGLLNGAVPPGLERALLISLAAGLAFVGGISALATVRAFGVTFLGTPKDASVHVSGDAPASMRLSMLVHGGGVLALGLAPAFAIRLVEQPVREFAALLRGPSVAATPPVEVIQPVVWAGALLIGAVALLLAVRWMLTRSAPVRQHVTWGCGYAAPSPRMQYTGASFSSRFVAVFESVLIYLERKKLPEGPFPEANSHVNKHCVDAVERRMFEVLGEGESVANRLYERVSVAPTYSLGLGLAVLVVVISLVATAGGIP; translated from the coding sequence ATGAGCTTCATCGCGATCGCAGCTGCGTGCCTGGCCGTGGGAGCGGCGCTGTCGCTCGTGCTCCCGAACAATCGCTCCCGGGCCGCGGCCAGCATCGCGAGTCAGCTCATCGCCATGGTGCTGGTGGAGCGGGTCGCCTTGCCCGCACTCCTCCACGGGCTCGACCTCCGAGCGGTGATGCCCTGGTCGTACCCCTCGGAGAACATCGCCGCGCACCTCGATTCGCTGGGCGCGTTCTTCCTGGCCTGGTCGCTGCCCATGACCGCGCTGGGGACGATCTACGCCGTGGACTACCTGCGGCCCTACGAGGCCACCCGAAACGCGGGCGTGCAGTACGCGCTGCTCAACGTGACCGCGCTCTCGTTCTTGATGATCTACACCCTGGAGACCGCGACCGCGTTCCTGCTGGGCTGGGAGATTGCGGCCGTCGCTGCGTGGCTGCTGGTCATCTGGGACTACCGCAACCAGAGGATCCGCTTCGCCGGCTTCAACTACCTGGTCTCCACGCACGTCGGCTTCTTCTTCCTCGTCGCCGCGTTCATGGTGCTGCACAGCCGCACCGGCTCCATGGACTTCGGTGCGTTTGGCAGCGCGCTCCGCACGCCCGGCACCCTGCGCAACGCCACGTTCCTGCTGCTGGTGACGTCGTTCGGGCTCAAGTCGGCGTTCTTCCCCTTCCACACCTGGCTGCCGCGCGCGCACTCGGCGGCACCGGCACACGTGTCGGCGCTGATGTCGGGCGTGATTCACAAGGCCGGGCTCTTCGGCCTGCTGCGCTTCACGCTGCTCCTGGGTGAGCCGGAGCCGTGGATGGGCTGGTACCTCATCTCGTTCTCGGCGCTCTCGGCGGTGATGGGCGTGCTCTACACGACCGCGCAGCGCGACCTGAAGCGCATGCTCGGCTACTCCTCGACGGAGAACGTGGGCATCGCCGGCATCGGGTTCGGCCTCGGCTACCTGGGGCTCGCCTGGCACCAGCCGGCGCTGGTGGTGCTCGGCTTCACCGGCGGGATCCTCCACATCCTCAACCACGCGGTCTTCAAGTGCCTGCTCTTCTACGCGGCCGGCGCCGTCTACCGCGCCACGCACACCATCGACCTCGAGCGCCTCGGCGGCCTCGCCAAGCGCATGCCTTGGACCGCGGGCCTCTTCCTGCTCGGCGGCCTGGCCATCTCGGCGCTGCCGCCCTTCAACGGCTTCGTGAGCGAGTTCCTGATCTACGCGGGCTTGCTCAACGGCGCCGTGCCGCCGGGCCTCGAGCGCGCGCTGCTCATCTCCTTGGCGGCGGGGTTGGCCTTCGTCGGCGGGATCTCCGCGCTGGCCACGGTGCGCGCGTTCGGCGTCACGTTCCTCGGCACCCCGAAGGACGCCTCGGTCCATGTGAGCGGCGACGCACCGGCGAGCATGCGCCTCAGCATGCTCGTCCACGGCGGAGGGGTACTCGCCCTGGGCCTGGCGCCCGCGTTCGCCATTCGCCTCGTGGAGCAGCCCGTGCGCGAATTCGCGGCGCTGCTGCGCGGTCCGAGCGTGGCCGCCACGCCGCCCGTCGAGGTGATCCAACCCGTGGTCTGGGCCGGTGCGCTGCTGATCGGCGCGGTGGCTCTGCTGCTCGCCGTGCGCTGGATGCTGACGCGCTCCGCCCCGGTGCGGCAGCACGTGACCTGGGGCTGCGGTTACGCCGCGCCGTCGCCGCGCATGCAGTACACCGGCGCCTCGTTCTCCTCGCGCTTCGTGGCGGTGTTCGAGTCGGTGCTCATCTACCTCGAGCGGAAGAAGCTCCCCGAGGGCCCGTTCCCCGAGGCGAACTCGCACGTGAACAAGCACTGCGTCGACGCGGTCGAGCGGCGCATGTTCGAGGTCCTCGGCGAGGGCGAGAGCGTCGCCAACCGCCTCTACGAGCGCGTCTCCGTCGCGCCCACGTACTCGCTGGGTCTGGGGCTGGCGGTGCTGGTGGTGGTGATCAGCCTGGTGGCCACGGCTGGAGGCATCCCATGA
- a CDS encoding class I SAM-dependent methyltransferase, with translation MRPARSRSSTLPVASEDPPEGLDESSRFDWAFERLLPPSVQAKSEIYWTPVAVIRKAMEMLAPQPPRYVLDVGSGPGKFCILASLMLDAQFVGIERKRRLVTIAQHAAREVNASRTRFICGNALNHDWSGFDVIYFYNPFQELSWEDPSRAEDGYELYQRYALAAKRKLATLAVGTRVLLYHGLGCEMPDGYSYVKAHSFGLGHLELWIRTGELDARAA, from the coding sequence ATGCGTCCAGCCCGCTCACGTTCCAGCACGCTCCCCGTCGCTTCGGAGGATCCGCCCGAGGGGCTCGACGAGTCGTCGCGCTTTGACTGGGCCTTCGAGCGGCTCCTGCCGCCCAGCGTCCAGGCGAAGTCGGAGATCTATTGGACGCCCGTCGCCGTGATCCGCAAGGCGATGGAGATGCTGGCGCCGCAGCCGCCGCGCTACGTCCTCGATGTGGGCTCGGGGCCGGGCAAGTTCTGCATCCTGGCGTCGTTGATGTTGGACGCGCAGTTCGTGGGAATCGAGCGGAAGCGGCGGTTGGTCACCATCGCCCAGCACGCCGCCCGCGAGGTGAACGCCTCGCGAACCCGGTTCATCTGCGGCAACGCACTGAACCACGATTGGTCGGGATTCGACGTCATCTACTTCTACAACCCGTTCCAGGAGCTCAGCTGGGAGGATCCGTCCCGCGCCGAGGACGGCTACGAGCTCTACCAGCGCTACGCGCTCGCCGCGAAGCGCAAGCTGGCCACCCTCGCGGTCGGCACCCGGGTGCTGCTGTACCACGGCCTGGGCTGCGAGATGCCCGATGGCTACTCCTACGTGAAGGCCCACTCCTTCGGGCTCGGCCACCTCGAGCTCTGGATTCGCACCGGTGAGCTGGACGCACGCGCTGCGTGA
- a CDS encoding sigma-54-dependent Fis family transcriptional regulator → MKSTSIPMCLVVGSRDDIGKPAARAIKEAGYEPSFSVGEREAIEALRGAARVTAVVVSPASLSRTEIASLAAAAGQREPPVPVLVLGRGPSLQDAVDAIQLGAAAYEPSPVAPARLLEKLRQLRKAEPVDRASPRSGFMGIVGTSPAIEGVFTTIERISRFKTNVLLLGESGTGKELIARAIHARGPRKHHMFVPINCATLGREILENELFGHEKGAFTGADDRKLGLFEQADGGTLFLDEIAEMDRSTQAKLLRALERHEFRRVGGTTKVKVDLSVVAATNRDLEREVEAGRFREDLYYRLKVVTISIPPLRERRADIPALVRAFIADFNARHGTHVRGLLPEALARLQAHDWPGNVRELRNSLESALMLAPGEWITADDLGRFGHMSPSAPTQAPARAAAVAGAQVVIPIGTTCAQAEQLLILATVAASPTKQAAARTLGIGVTTLYEKLRAYHSESEGETAESDVRHTESERR, encoded by the coding sequence ATGAAATCGACTTCGATTCCGATGTGCCTGGTGGTCGGGAGCCGAGACGACATCGGCAAGCCAGCGGCACGCGCGATCAAGGAAGCGGGCTACGAGCCCAGCTTTTCCGTCGGCGAGCGGGAAGCGATCGAAGCGCTGCGAGGCGCGGCCCGGGTGACCGCGGTGGTGGTGTCCCCGGCCTCCCTCTCCAGAACCGAGATTGCCTCACTCGCAGCGGCTGCGGGCCAGCGAGAGCCCCCGGTGCCGGTGCTCGTCCTGGGACGCGGACCGTCGCTTCAAGACGCCGTCGACGCCATTCAGCTGGGCGCCGCTGCCTACGAGCCGTCTCCCGTCGCGCCGGCCCGCCTCCTCGAGAAGCTGCGGCAGCTCCGCAAGGCCGAGCCGGTGGATCGCGCGTCGCCGCGCAGCGGCTTCATGGGGATCGTGGGCACCTCGCCGGCGATCGAGGGCGTCTTCACCACCATCGAGCGCATCTCGCGCTTCAAGACGAACGTGCTCCTGCTGGGCGAGAGCGGCACCGGCAAGGAGCTCATCGCGCGGGCCATCCACGCCCGCGGCCCGCGCAAGCACCACATGTTCGTCCCCATCAACTGCGCCACGCTCGGACGCGAGATCCTCGAGAACGAGCTCTTCGGCCACGAGAAGGGCGCGTTCACCGGCGCCGACGATCGGAAGCTCGGCCTCTTCGAGCAGGCGGATGGCGGCACGCTCTTCCTCGACGAGATCGCCGAGATGGACCGCTCCACCCAGGCCAAGCTCCTGCGCGCGCTCGAGCGGCACGAGTTCCGGCGGGTGGGCGGCACCACCAAGGTGAAGGTCGATCTGAGCGTGGTGGCCGCCACCAACCGCGACCTCGAGCGCGAGGTGGAGGCCGGCCGGTTCCGCGAGGACCTCTATTACCGGCTCAAGGTCGTCACCATTTCCATCCCGCCCTTGCGCGAGCGCCGCGCGGACATCCCCGCGCTGGTGCGCGCGTTCATCGCAGACTTCAACGCGCGGCACGGCACCCACGTGCGCGGGCTCCTGCCCGAGGCCCTCGCGCGGCTGCAGGCGCACGACTGGCCGGGCAACGTGCGCGAGCTGCGGAACTCGCTCGAGAGCGCGCTCATGCTGGCCCCGGGTGAGTGGATCACCGCCGACGACCTCGGCCGGTTCGGCCACATGTCGCCGAGCGCGCCCACCCAGGCGCCTGCCCGGGCGGCAGCCGTCGCGGGCGCGCAGGTGGTGATCCCCATTGGCACCACGTGCGCGCAGGCCGAGCAGCTGCTCATCCTGGCCACCGTCGCCGCGTCGCCGACCAAGCAGGCGGCGGCCCGCACGCTCGGCATCGGGGTGACCACGCTCTACGAAAAGCTGCGCGCCTACCATTCGGAATCCGAAGGGGAGACTGCGGAATCCGACGTTCGCCATACGGAATCCGAACGCCGCTGA
- a CDS encoding glycoside hydrolase family 15 protein: MELEKYALIGDTQSAALVSTEGSIDWLCLPRFDSGALFSALLGTPDHGRWKIAPVEPVKRLRRRYRRDTLVLETEFTTASGVVRLLDCMPPRSGPPELVRVIEGVRGQVPMRMDLTVRFDYGAIVPWVTQKDGRLMLEAGPDALVLTTDLETWGEGLSTVSEFMAGPEKSDALTLSWYPSHLPPPPALDARQALRDTLSFWRQWVSLCRYEGPWREAVVRSLIVLKALTYAPTGGIVAAPTTSVPELLGGERNWDYRYCWVRDASFTLDNLYRAGYREEARAWRKWLIRTAAGAPSQLQMLYGVSGERRIPELELGWLPGYEGSRPVRVGNGAASQLQLDVYGELMDTMYRARVVEGVVDRAAWRIERALMDFLEAHWADPDEGIWEVRCARQPFVFSKVMAWVAVDRAIRSAEQFQLEAPLERWRRLREAIRGAVLEKGVDRERQCFTQSFGSKVLDASLLRIPLVGFLPANDPLVVGTVKAIERELVRDGLVLRYDTSCTPDGLFGAEGAFLACSFWLADDLVALGREDEARALFERLLKLRNDVGLLAEEYDLGQSRMVGNFPQAFSHLALVNTAFNLAGARELGRAAKSDAAESIELQ; encoded by the coding sequence ATGGAGCTCGAGAAGTACGCGCTCATCGGCGACACGCAGTCGGCGGCTCTGGTCTCGACCGAGGGCTCGATCGACTGGCTCTGCCTGCCGCGCTTCGACTCGGGCGCGCTCTTCTCCGCCCTGCTCGGCACGCCCGATCACGGCCGCTGGAAGATCGCGCCCGTCGAGCCGGTGAAGCGCCTGCGCCGGCGCTACCGCCGCGACACCCTGGTGCTGGAGACGGAGTTCACCACCGCGTCGGGCGTGGTCCGCCTGCTGGACTGCATGCCCCCGCGCTCGGGCCCGCCGGAGCTGGTGCGCGTCATCGAAGGGGTGCGTGGCCAGGTGCCCATGCGCATGGACCTCACCGTCCGCTTCGACTACGGCGCCATCGTCCCCTGGGTCACCCAGAAGGACGGCCGGCTCATGCTCGAGGCCGGCCCCGACGCCCTGGTCCTGACCACCGACCTCGAGACCTGGGGCGAGGGGCTGAGCACGGTCTCCGAGTTCATGGCGGGCCCCGAGAAGTCCGACGCCCTCACGCTGAGCTGGTACCCGTCGCACCTTCCGCCGCCGCCCGCGCTCGACGCCCGCCAGGCCCTGCGCGACACGCTCAGCTTCTGGCGGCAGTGGGTATCGCTCTGTCGCTACGAGGGACCGTGGCGTGAGGCGGTGGTGCGCTCGCTCATCGTCCTCAAGGCGCTGACCTACGCACCCACGGGAGGGATCGTCGCCGCGCCCACCACCTCGGTGCCGGAGCTGCTCGGCGGCGAGCGCAACTGGGACTACCGCTACTGCTGGGTCCGCGACGCCAGCTTCACCCTCGATAACCTGTATCGCGCGGGCTATCGCGAGGAGGCCCGCGCGTGGCGGAAGTGGCTCATTCGCACCGCGGCGGGCGCGCCCTCCCAGCTGCAGATGCTCTACGGCGTCTCGGGTGAGCGCCGGATCCCCGAACTCGAGCTGGGTTGGCTCCCGGGCTACGAGGGCTCGCGGCCCGTGCGCGTGGGAAACGGCGCCGCCAGCCAGCTCCAGCTCGACGTCTACGGCGAGCTCATGGACACCATGTACCGGGCGCGCGTGGTGGAGGGCGTGGTGGACCGCGCCGCCTGGCGCATCGAGCGGGCGTTGATGGACTTCCTCGAAGCGCACTGGGCCGATCCCGACGAAGGCATCTGGGAGGTCCGCTGCGCGCGCCAGCCCTTCGTCTTCTCCAAGGTGATGGCCTGGGTGGCGGTGGATCGGGCGATTCGATCCGCGGAGCAGTTTCAGCTCGAGGCGCCGCTCGAGCGCTGGCGGCGGCTCCGCGAGGCGATTCGCGGCGCCGTGCTCGAGAAAGGCGTCGACCGCGAGCGGCAGTGCTTCACCCAATCGTTCGGCTCGAAGGTCCTCGACGCGAGCCTGCTCCGAATTCCGCTGGTGGGCTTCCTGCCCGCCAACGATCCGCTGGTGGTGGGGACGGTGAAGGCCATCGAGCGCGAGCTGGTCCGCGACGGGCTGGTGCTGCGCTACGACACCTCCTGCACCCCCGACGGACTCTTCGGCGCGGAGGGCGCGTTCCTGGCGTGCTCCTTCTGGCTCGCGGACGACCTGGTGGCGCTCGGCCGGGAAGACGAGGCGCGCGCCCTCTTCGAGCGCTTGCTGAAGCTGCGCAACGACGTGGGGCTGCTCGCGGAGGAGTACGACCTGGGCCAGTCGCGGATGGTGGGCAACTTTCCGCAGGCCTTCTCGCACCTGGCGTTGGTGAATACCGCCTTCAACCTCGCGGGCGCGCGCGAGCTCGGGCGCGCGGCAAAGTCGGACGCCGCCGAGTCCATCGAGCTCCAGTGA
- a CDS encoding S41 family peptidase: protein MRLRQLLSAALLAWGWISSLPALADPPLAKVSPTIPDTPAGRTLRAWLDAFNSGDPAKFQAYRAIYEPKSSGDGWASFREQTGGFELLSVDKSERLRISFQVKEKSSARIARGRLDVTDGDPPHVAKLWLRAIPAGMSAAAMDVKIDAAIRKRVIDGAITSLLGEYVFLDKAKKMVEALRTHEKEGAYDAIVDAQEFASLLSDHLQEVTRDPHLRVDFSPQVLPKDLDAPDPKAQAEANSQLERDNCGFEKVERLANNVGYVKLDMFGDAAVCGPTAAAAMGFLAHVDALIFDLRENGGGDPAMVAFLSSYLFDEPTHLNDLYNRKRDSTQQYWTLPYIPGKRFADKPVFVLTSGMTFSAAEEFSYNLKSLKRATIVGELTAGGAHPTDGRRLDDHFLLMLPVERAVNPITKTDWEGVGVIPDVKVAARDALDAAKKLAADKLKSTTAQ, encoded by the coding sequence ATGCGCCTCAGACAACTGCTCTCCGCTGCGCTCCTTGCCTGGGGATGGATCAGCAGCCTCCCGGCACTCGCCGATCCACCTTTGGCGAAGGTCTCGCCCACCATCCCGGACACGCCTGCGGGGCGAACGCTGAGGGCGTGGCTCGACGCCTTCAACAGCGGCGACCCGGCGAAGTTCCAGGCCTACCGCGCCATCTACGAACCCAAGTCCTCCGGCGACGGCTGGGCCTCATTTCGCGAGCAGACCGGCGGCTTCGAACTGCTGTCCGTCGACAAGAGCGAGCGGCTGCGCATTTCGTTCCAGGTGAAGGAGAAGTCGAGCGCCCGGATCGCCCGGGGAAGGCTCGACGTGACCGACGGCGACCCGCCGCACGTGGCCAAGCTCTGGCTGCGCGCCATTCCAGCGGGGATGAGCGCGGCCGCCATGGACGTGAAGATCGACGCGGCCATCCGCAAGCGGGTCATCGATGGCGCCATCACCTCGCTGCTCGGCGAGTACGTCTTCCTCGACAAGGCCAAGAAGATGGTCGAGGCGCTGCGCACCCACGAGAAGGAGGGTGCGTACGACGCCATCGTCGACGCCCAGGAGTTTGCATCCCTGCTCAGCGACCACCTCCAGGAGGTCACACGCGATCCACATTTGCGCGTCGACTTCTCGCCCCAGGTGCTTCCCAAGGACCTCGACGCTCCCGATCCAAAAGCCCAAGCGGAAGCGAACAGCCAGCTCGAGCGCGACAACTGCGGCTTCGAGAAGGTGGAGCGGCTGGCGAACAACGTTGGCTACGTGAAGCTCGACATGTTCGGCGATGCAGCCGTGTGCGGTCCGACGGCGGCAGCCGCGATGGGTTTCCTGGCGCATGTCGACGCGCTCATTTTCGATCTTCGCGAGAACGGCGGCGGCGACCCAGCGATGGTCGCGTTCCTGTCGAGCTATCTCTTCGACGAGCCGACACACCTCAACGATCTCTACAATCGAAAGCGGGACTCGACTCAACAGTACTGGACCCTGCCCTACATTCCGGGCAAGCGGTTCGCGGACAAACCGGTGTTCGTGTTGACGTCGGGCATGACGTTTTCGGCAGCGGAGGAGTTCAGCTACAACCTCAAGAGCCTCAAGCGCGCGACGATCGTCGGCGAGCTCACAGCCGGCGGCGCCCACCCGACCGACGGCCGCCGGCTCGATGATCACTTCTTGCTCATGCTCCCCGTGGAGCGCGCGGTGAATCCCATCACCAAGACGGACTGGGAAGGCGTCGGCGTGATCCCCGACGTGAAGGTCGCTGCGCGGGACGCGCTCGATGCCGCGAAGAAGCTGGCGGCCGACAAGTTGAAGAGCACGACGGCTCAATAG
- a CDS encoding RNA polymerase sigma factor, with protein sequence MASLKIVRSEAEPPGPEGSEASDADVLALARGGDRAALKALYEREKRAVFRFLFDLLGDAPEATEGMQETFRRAFQSLASLGDGHLRAWLFGIARNVYLEHRRSRRREALHEALDEERGYSDPDAPTPEVLFLRHEAAAVMRRALGALSEDRRTVLLLRIDHGLSYLQIAELMDWSMAKVKVEIHRARQRLREEMVGPGDKP encoded by the coding sequence ATGGCTTCGCTCAAGATCGTCCGCAGCGAAGCCGAGCCTCCGGGCCCCGAGGGGAGCGAGGCGTCCGACGCCGACGTGCTTGCACTCGCCCGCGGGGGCGATCGCGCGGCGCTGAAGGCCCTCTATGAGCGCGAGAAGCGCGCCGTGTTCCGGTTCCTCTTTGATCTCCTCGGCGACGCTCCCGAGGCCACCGAAGGAATGCAGGAGACCTTTCGTCGCGCGTTCCAGAGCCTCGCGTCGCTCGGCGACGGTCACCTCCGCGCGTGGCTCTTCGGCATCGCCCGGAACGTCTACCTCGAGCATCGGCGCAGCCGTCGGCGCGAGGCTTTGCATGAGGCGCTCGACGAGGAGCGCGGCTACTCCGACCCCGACGCACCGACTCCGGAGGTGCTCTTCCTGCGGCACGAGGCCGCGGCCGTGATGCGTCGTGCGTTGGGCGCGCTTTCTGAAGACCGGCGGACGGTCCTCCTGCTCCGGATCGATCACGGGCTGAGCTACTTGCAAATTGCAGAGTTGATGGATTGGTCAATGGCGAAGGTGAAGGTCGAGATCCACCGGGCGCGACAACGGCTCCGCGAGGAGATGGTTGGCCCAGGAGACAAGCCATGA
- a CDS encoding zf-HC2 domain-containing protein: MSACDEERLERAAAGMLSPNERVELEAHLRTCAACAKELRWLAAERKLVHARGDRDEPLPEFEALELAQTATVPSPPWRWRGFAVAAAAVAGIAIAVGVLSRRGERPPVAASESTAMCLPPVLVGPRTLNRPPTPAGFSRNRGPAQVDATGPRPVGDLCL; encoded by the coding sequence ATGAGCGCTTGTGATGAAGAGCGCCTCGAGCGCGCCGCGGCGGGCATGCTCTCGCCAAACGAGCGGGTCGAGCTCGAGGCGCACCTCCGCACCTGCGCGGCCTGCGCCAAGGAGCTCCGCTGGCTCGCCGCCGAGCGGAAGCTGGTGCATGCGAGGGGCGACCGCGACGAGCCGCTTCCCGAGTTCGAGGCGCTCGAGCTCGCTCAGACCGCGACCGTGCCGAGCCCGCCCTGGCGATGGCGCGGATTCGCCGTTGCTGCGGCTGCTGTTGCTGGCATTGCGATCGCGGTCGGCGTCCTGAGCCGACGCGGAGAGCGGCCGCCCGTCGCCGCGTCCGAGTCCACGGCGATGTGCCTGCCGCCGGTGCTCGTCGGGCCGCGCACCCTCAATCGACCGCCGACGCCTGCTGGGTTCTCGCGCAATCGCGGACCCGCCCAGGTGGATGCCACCGGGCCTCGGCCGGTCGGAGACCTCTGTCTGTAG
- a CDS encoding thioredoxin domain-containing protein codes for MTIVEFVDYQCPSCAQANASVDQLLSKYEVQTRLVVRMNPLINHPHARAAALAALAAAEQGRFWEMHQQLFASQTQLDEPGLLRCAKAAGLNLDRFQIDRTSEKVLALLDRDVGLAQRIGAIGTPTYFINGRKLAGAQAFGALASTVDMELARVGSLAPYLADGGLYAALVARGLDEVPGDAIAGCPGVGETIVLGRAPTRGPDGAPITIVVFTDFEEPFSKSSQITLKALEARYPGKLRIVSKQYPLAFDAHAKSAARAALAAADQGKYWELHDLLFAHAEQLEPADILAYAKQLGLDLDRFNSAWNGPETEQRLASDVAEAEALGVNGAPTFFVNGTEIVGAMPASAFEDVINNALH; via the coding sequence GTGACGATTGTCGAGTTTGTCGACTACCAGTGCCCCTCTTGCGCCCAAGCCAACGCGAGCGTCGACCAGCTTCTTTCAAAGTATGAAGTGCAGACGCGGCTGGTGGTGCGGATGAATCCGCTCATCAATCACCCCCATGCGCGCGCTGCCGCGCTGGCCGCGCTGGCCGCGGCCGAGCAGGGCCGCTTCTGGGAGATGCATCAACAGCTGTTCGCCAGCCAAACACAGCTCGACGAGCCCGGGTTGCTCCGCTGCGCGAAGGCCGCGGGGCTGAACCTGGACCGCTTTCAGATCGATCGGACGTCCGAGAAGGTCCTCGCGCTGCTCGATCGCGACGTGGGGCTGGCGCAGCGCATCGGCGCCATCGGGACGCCTACCTACTTCATCAATGGTCGCAAGCTCGCCGGCGCGCAAGCCTTCGGCGCCCTCGCGTCGACGGTGGACATGGAGCTCGCGCGGGTGGGCTCGCTCGCGCCCTATCTCGCCGACGGCGGGCTCTACGCGGCGCTGGTGGCGCGCGGGCTCGACGAGGTTCCAGGCGACGCGATCGCCGGGTGTCCGGGCGTGGGCGAGACGATCGTGCTCGGACGGGCGCCGACGCGCGGGCCCGACGGTGCGCCCATCACCATCGTGGTCTTCACCGACTTCGAGGAGCCCTTCTCCAAATCGTCGCAGATCACCCTCAAAGCCCTCGAGGCGCGCTACCCGGGCAAGCTGCGAATCGTGTCCAAGCAATATCCCCTCGCGTTCGATGCCCACGCGAAGTCGGCTGCGCGCGCGGCGCTGGCCGCCGCCGACCAGGGGAAGTACTGGGAGCTCCACGACCTGCTCTTTGCCCACGCCGAGCAGCTCGAGCCTGCGGACATTCTTGCCTATGCCAAGCAGCTCGGGCTGGATCTCGATCGATTCAACAGCGCCTGGAACGGCCCGGAGACCGAGCAGCGCCTCGCGTCCGACGTCGCCGAGGCCGAGGCCCTCGGCGTGAACGGTGCGCCCACCTTCTTCGTGAATGGAACGGAGATCGTGGGCGCGATGCCGGCCAGTGCCTTCGAAGACGTGATCAACAACGCGCTTCACTAG